A portion of the Blastopirellula sediminis genome contains these proteins:
- a CDS encoding type II secretion system F family protein — MPTYQFEAMDTEGQEIRDVIDAPTEDEAVATIRQMGYFITRISEKKQRAASDAKKRKQQGRTFAIGGVSSRQLTTFTRQLAILQNAGLPILRSLKILEKQSKPGRLKNSLMDVCEDIESGAGLSEAMAKCPKCFTRLYVNMIKAGEAGGALEVILLRLADFMERDEDLKRKVKGAMIYPAVVITVAVGILTFIMIKIVPVFKQIFDDFELDLPPPTQLLITMSTAIVNYWYVIPLIPMAIVLFIKLLRKFKHGRMGWDLFFLNIPIAGRLQEKNILARTTRTLGTLIASGVPILECLNIARDTSGHAMFEKMYHNVAESIKEGESIFKPMEENARAPFHPVALFLWMLFPALPAFGLMVVPGDVSQYAPQAIAVCAVCGALWYFMRMKRRVIELFVTNMIDVGEETGELDTMLFKVADTYDEDVKVMTESLTKLLEPILIVFLGVSVGFIVVSLFLPLVSLIQNLS; from the coding sequence ATGCCTACCTATCAATTCGAAGCGATGGACACCGAGGGTCAGGAGATCCGCGATGTGATTGATGCGCCGACCGAAGATGAAGCGGTGGCCACTATACGCCAGATGGGCTACTTCATCACCCGCATTTCTGAAAAGAAACAGCGGGCGGCGAGCGACGCGAAGAAACGGAAGCAGCAAGGTCGCACCTTTGCGATCGGCGGCGTCAGCAGTCGGCAACTGACCACCTTCACGCGTCAGTTGGCGATTCTGCAAAACGCCGGTCTGCCGATTCTCCGCAGCTTGAAGATTCTCGAGAAACAGTCGAAGCCGGGACGTCTCAAGAACTCGCTGATGGACGTCTGCGAAGACATTGAGTCGGGCGCCGGGCTCTCGGAAGCGATGGCCAAGTGCCCGAAGTGCTTCACCCGCTTGTACGTCAACATGATCAAAGCCGGCGAGGCGGGCGGCGCCTTGGAAGTGATTCTGCTCCGCTTGGCCGACTTCATGGAACGTGACGAAGACCTGAAACGCAAGGTCAAAGGCGCCATGATTTACCCCGCGGTGGTTATCACCGTGGCGGTCGGTATTTTGACCTTCATCATGATCAAGATCGTGCCGGTGTTTAAGCAGATCTTCGACGACTTCGAATTGGATCTGCCGCCGCCGACGCAGCTGCTGATCACCATGTCGACGGCGATCGTTAACTACTGGTACGTGATCCCGCTCATCCCGATGGCGATCGTGCTGTTTATCAAACTGCTACGAAAGTTCAAACATGGCCGAATGGGCTGGGACTTGTTCTTCTTGAACATTCCGATCGCCGGCCGTTTGCAAGAGAAGAACATCCTGGCGCGTACCACTCGTACCCTGGGAACGTTGATCGCTTCCGGCGTGCCGATCCTCGAATGCTTGAACATCGCCCGCGATACGTCGGGGCACGCGATGTTTGAGAAGATGTATCACAACGTCGCCGAGTCGATTAAAGAAGGGGAATCGATCTTCAAGCCGATGGAAGAAAACGCGCGAGCGCCGTTCCATCCGGTCGCCCTCTTCCTGTGGATGCTCTTCCCGGCCCTGCCGGCGTTCGGCCTGATGGTCGTGCCGGGGGATGTGTCGCAGTACGCTCCGCAGGCGATCGCCGTTTGTGCGGTCTGCGGCGCCCTGTGGTACTTCATGCGAATGAAACGCCGCGTCATCGAATTGTTCGTGACGAACATGATCGACGTGGGTGAAGAAACGGGCGAACTCGACACGATGTTGTTCAAGGTCGCCGATACCTACGACGAAGACGTGAAAGTGATGACCGAGTCGCTGACCAAGCTGTTGGAGCCGATCTTGATCGTGTTCCTCGGGGTGTCAGTCGGCTTCATCGTCGTCTCGCTCTTCTTGCCGCTGGTTAGCTTGATTCAAAACCTGTCGTAA
- a CDS encoding type II secretion system protein translates to MNTRAFAKPRGFTLVELLVVITIIGILAGLALVAIPGAVSRVKEGGITAEIAQMDSALKLFKNDYGAFPPDGNAPFLQAKGTTRPPEFNSFLNRLFPRRNRAGDLPLTQKQVQNMLDAGMINPDVVDATNSSTYPVLDNLGSTEAFVLFLMGMSSDAEYPLTGGGDRKRYFEFARERLVDAEGDGWYSYLPASSDAPYVYFCASRYGAIDAVGNPAADAFARSAGTGSGTGEARPYVELVGSGSTGRIQFVNKDSFQLICAGIDGNYGTFTSTPGTATAMATTTKLYPSGLGMSSGTHAGSIEPYTTEDRDNITNFAQGPLRNKEPE, encoded by the coding sequence ATGAATACTCGGGCATTTGCAAAACCACGCGGGTTCACGCTCGTCGAACTGTTGGTCGTCATCACGATCATCGGCATCCTGGCCGGGTTGGCGCTGGTGGCGATTCCGGGCGCTGTCTCGCGGGTGAAGGAAGGTGGGATCACCGCCGAAATCGCGCAGATGGATTCTGCGCTCAAGTTGTTTAAGAACGACTATGGGGCATTCCCGCCGGACGGGAATGCGCCGTTTCTTCAGGCCAAGGGCACTACTCGCCCTCCTGAGTTCAATTCGTTTCTAAACCGACTCTTTCCGCGGCGAAATCGCGCCGGCGACCTTCCTCTGACACAGAAGCAAGTACAGAACATGTTGGACGCTGGAATGATTAATCCAGATGTTGTGGATGCGACGAATTCGTCGACTTACCCGGTACTAGACAACCTAGGTTCGACCGAAGCGTTTGTGCTGTTCCTGATGGGTATGAGCAGCGACGCAGAGTATCCATTGACCGGCGGTGGCGATCGTAAGCGATACTTCGAATTCGCACGGGAACGGTTAGTCGACGCAGAAGGCGATGGATGGTACTCCTATTTGCCCGCGAGTAGCGACGCCCCATACGTCTACTTTTGCGCTTCGCGTTACGGCGCTATTGACGCAGTCGGCAATCCGGCGGCAGACGCTTTTGCTCGATCTGCTGGGACCGGAAGCGGTACAGGTGAAGCACGTCCTTATGTTGAATTGGTAGGAAGTGGTTCAACCGGCAGAATTCAGTTCGTTAATAAAGATTCATTTCAATTAATTTGTGCGGGAATTGACGGGAATTACGGCACTTTTACGTCGACTCCTGGAACAGCGACAGCAATGGCTACTACGACGAAGCTTTATCCTTCAGGATTGGGGATGTCGTCCGGTACGCATGCTGGATCGATCGAGCCCTACACGACTGAAGATCGCGACAACATCACCAACTTCGCTCAGGGGCCGCTGCGTAACAAGGAGCCGGAATAA
- a CDS encoding type II secretion system protein, with the protein MLRNDARNDRRRRTAVRRGFTLVEMLVVVTILGLLSGMVLVALAGAAESAREARTRTQIAKLNEFIMNKYESFRTRRTPQPSTSSAFDLGRFDKNGDLKFSAREIQGARVDNIRGLMVQELPDRKTDLQTPYAPGGAFTATYARHQRAVMAFRNASDWPTAYAGWSEENQQSECLYLILASITDGETNATEFLHDSEIGDTDDDGVPEVLDGWGNPIAFLRWPQGYIGFESSLQDIRTFDSFDPLRTRTQTVQIGTSYRPQYHPLDPNTSAPTTFLNFNLTPLIVSAGKDGIFDIMGDDSATSGGFDTAHGITGNGGTGPVRYMPYPIPMIPPPINPYSPTVRDDLQFTGANGAVGVGAVRDVNGDGYDNSIDNISSHYLVVGGNAP; encoded by the coding sequence ATGTTGCGTAACGACGCGCGAAACGACCGCCGCCGGCGGACCGCCGTTCGACGCGGGTTTACGCTGGTCGAAATGTTGGTGGTGGTGACGATCCTCGGCCTGCTGTCGGGCATGGTCCTGGTCGCCCTGGCCGGCGCCGCTGAATCGGCCCGCGAAGCGCGGACGCGCACGCAGATCGCGAAGCTCAACGAGTTCATCATGAACAAGTATGAGAGTTTTCGGACGCGGCGCACGCCGCAGCCATCGACGAGTTCGGCGTTCGATCTCGGTAGATTTGACAAGAATGGCGATCTTAAGTTCTCGGCGAGGGAAATTCAGGGAGCGCGCGTCGACAATATCCGGGGCCTGATGGTTCAGGAACTCCCAGATCGCAAGACCGATTTACAAACGCCATACGCGCCCGGGGGCGCATTCACCGCGACTTATGCGCGACATCAAAGGGCAGTGATGGCGTTTCGTAATGCGAGCGACTGGCCGACCGCCTATGCGGGATGGTCGGAGGAAAATCAGCAATCGGAGTGTCTCTACCTGATCTTGGCGTCGATCACGGACGGGGAAACAAACGCAACTGAGTTCTTGCACGACAGCGAGATCGGCGACACCGATGACGACGGCGTTCCTGAAGTGCTGGATGGTTGGGGAAACCCGATCGCGTTTTTGCGATGGCCGCAAGGGTATATCGGCTTTGAAAGCTCGCTGCAAGATATTCGGACTTTCGACTCGTTTGATCCTTTGCGAACTCGGACCCAGACGGTGCAGATCGGCACAAGCTATCGGCCGCAATATCACCCGCTTGATCCAAATACCTCAGCGCCAACGACTTTCCTGAATTTCAATTTGACTCCCTTGATCGTCTCCGCCGGCAAAGACGGGATCTTTGACATAATGGGGGACGATTCGGCGACGAGCGGTGGGTTTGATACGGCGCATGGAATTACCGGCAACGGCGGAACGGGGCCTGTTCGATATATGCCCTATCCGATTCCGATGATTCCGCCTCCGATCAATCCCTATTCGCCGACCGTTCGTGATGACCTTCAATTTACTGGCGCCAATGGCGCGGTTGGCGTTGGCGCCGTGCGTGACGTCAACGGCGACGGCTACGACAATTCGATCGACAACATCAGTAGTCACTACCTGGTTGTCGGAGGTAACGCCCCATGA
- a CDS encoding prepilin-type N-terminal cleavage/methylation domain-containing protein codes for MIGLKFTAAPNRRGVTLVELLVVVTLLSILLGIAATAARTGTRGKKQREAARQVNAFLAGARTRAVELGRSVGVEIVNNRPNEPQAGITLFMVETPPAYAGDTTSAVCEMTEKPSAALGGRTATLRFNISTTSLLYDDNFLKVNDVVFLGYSKQPYRVAQVNPLDNMSTPVTRSVVIAWNVDQPAPLSWIGASGVFMAPYPTSTFRIYRQPQRNNVSPLQMPTGSCIDLLFSGLGTTGQELRSYDDTNSAVPDESYPKIMFSPNGTVDAFYVQPKGTAATTSIATASGLPTGNINLLIGRYEKVIAVREAGFNGVSIASAGNAATGPIYAIFNSPSSNETNIADPEAFWVSINRLTGHIVTSNNAMVNDPASSPSDDALLAAARRFAKQAQSISGR; via the coding sequence ATGATTGGTCTGAAGTTTACAGCAGCCCCGAATCGTCGCGGCGTTACGCTGGTCGAATTGCTGGTGGTCGTCACGCTGTTGTCGATCTTGCTCGGCATTGCGGCGACGGCCGCTCGGACCGGTACGCGTGGGAAGAAACAGCGCGAAGCGGCCCGGCAGGTGAACGCCTTCCTGGCCGGCGCTCGGACGCGCGCGGTCGAACTGGGCCGTTCGGTCGGCGTAGAGATCGTCAACAATCGCCCCAACGAACCGCAGGCCGGCATTACGCTGTTCATGGTCGAGACCCCGCCTGCTTATGCGGGTGACACGACCTCCGCCGTGTGCGAGATGACCGAAAAGCCTTCCGCGGCGCTCGGGGGACGTACCGCCACGTTACGCTTCAACATTTCGACGACCTCTCTCTTGTATGACGATAACTTCCTGAAGGTGAACGACGTCGTTTTTCTCGGTTACAGCAAACAGCCCTATCGCGTCGCTCAGGTCAATCCACTCGATAACATGTCCACCCCTGTGACGCGGTCGGTGGTCATCGCTTGGAATGTCGATCAGCCCGCGCCCCTTTCCTGGATCGGCGCGTCCGGCGTGTTTATGGCGCCATATCCAACATCGACGTTCAGAATCTACCGTCAGCCGCAGCGGAACAACGTTTCGCCGCTGCAAATGCCGACCGGTTCGTGCATTGACCTCTTGTTCTCGGGACTGGGAACGACCGGACAAGAGTTGCGATCGTACGACGACACCAACTCGGCGGTTCCGGACGAGTCGTACCCCAAGATCATGTTTAGCCCCAACGGTACCGTCGACGCCTTTTACGTTCAGCCGAAGGGGACCGCGGCGACAACTTCGATTGCCACCGCCTCCGGACTCCCGACGGGAAATATCAATTTGCTGATCGGTCGCTATGAAAAGGTGATCGCGGTTCGCGAGGCTGGCTTTAATGGCGTTTCCATCGCATCGGCAGGGAACGCTGCGACTGGACCGATCTACGCCATTTTCAATTCGCCCTCGAGCAACGAAACGAATATCGCCGATCCCGAGGCGTTTTGGGTTTCGATCAACCGCCTGACCGGGCATATCGTCACGTCGAACAACGCCATGGTCAATGATCCGGCGAGCTCTCCTTCGGACGACGCTTTGTTGGCCGCGGCGCGGCGCTTCGCCAAGCAGGCTCAGAGCATCTCGGGTCGATAA
- a CDS encoding type IV pilus modification PilV family protein, with the protein MMNTKQPTRTRPHGITLVEVLMSTMVVMLGILGLISLIPLGSHLAERGTRSDRIASVGRRVYRDVIIRRVLNPAVWLDPPIISVDPMTNAVYGGQQSFLGTNRTLPVRQAYLIDPMMYDFSSLEFNASFPAFNDPRRNFPLTPLVYPSPEDPQFPLIQMRRLSLGAATTNFPMMNSRAELAFVSDDDYGVGNSGGYVRPKERDNPLVQQFFQREIDGVPDLTAADNVRRQTLGTYSWAIMLVPELYATDLSYPIMAPDMFPPISSGGLANAYIKIPSTDIYTMSTIIFQNRAGDIPTAEDYPTATVTPSYAGDPTRYRNNERVFYVVPGSFISGGATTGEIQLATVPGDAATATDADVRLDLKVGEWICLAKRVEALDASNNPVAYVGDVFKWYRIVARDDAIDSLSGGQYGRRFSIDGPDWNSDPAQTPTQAIYMQDVVGVYERKVRLETGTF; encoded by the coding sequence ATGATGAATACGAAGCAGCCAACTCGAACTCGTCCGCACGGCATCACGCTGGTCGAAGTGTTGATGTCGACGATGGTCGTGATGCTCGGGATTCTCGGTTTGATCTCGCTGATCCCGCTGGGAAGCCATTTGGCCGAACGCGGGACCCGGAGCGATCGGATCGCGAGCGTCGGTCGGCGTGTTTACCGCGATGTGATCATCCGCCGCGTCTTGAATCCTGCGGTGTGGCTTGATCCTCCCATTATTTCGGTTGATCCCATGACGAACGCCGTGTACGGCGGCCAGCAAAGTTTCCTGGGGACGAACCGGACGCTGCCGGTACGGCAAGCCTATCTGATCGATCCGATGATGTACGACTTCAGCAGCCTCGAATTCAATGCGTCGTTTCCGGCGTTTAACGATCCGCGGAGAAATTTTCCGCTGACTCCGCTCGTCTATCCCTCCCCCGAGGATCCGCAATTTCCCCTTATTCAGATGCGTCGTCTCTCCCTGGGGGCGGCGACTACGAACTTTCCCATGATGAACAGTCGCGCCGAATTGGCGTTCGTCTCCGACGACGACTATGGCGTCGGCAATTCGGGCGGGTACGTTCGTCCCAAGGAACGAGATAATCCGCTGGTACAACAGTTCTTCCAGCGAGAAATCGACGGCGTTCCCGATCTGACGGCGGCCGACAACGTCCGTCGCCAAACGTTGGGGACCTATAGCTGGGCGATCATGTTGGTGCCGGAACTGTATGCCACGGATTTGTCGTATCCGATTATGGCCCCGGATATGTTCCCGCCGATCAGCTCCGGCGGTTTAGCGAACGCTTACATTAAAATCCCTTCCACCGACATTTACACGATGTCGACGATCATTTTTCAGAATCGTGCCGGCGATATTCCGACGGCGGAAGACTACCCGACGGCGACCGTGACTCCGTCTTATGCTGGCGATCCGACTCGATACCGTAACAACGAACGGGTCTTCTATGTGGTCCCGGGCAGCTTTATCAGTGGTGGAGCGACGACCGGAGAGATCCAATTGGCGACGGTTCCAGGCGATGCTGCAACCGCGACCGACGCGGACGTACGTCTCGATCTGAAAGTCGGCGAGTGGATTTGCCTGGCCAAACGGGTGGAAGCGCTTGACGCCTCCAATAATCCAGTGGCATACGTTGGCGACGTTTTCAAATGGTATCGCATCGTGGCTCGTGACGATGCGATCGATAGCCTTAGCGGTGGACAATATGGGCGGCGTTTTTCGATCGATGGGCCGGATTGGAACTCTGATCCAGCGCAAACTCCAACGCAGGCGATTTACATGCAAGATGTCGTCGGCGTTTACGAACGAAAAGTTCGCCTAGAGACGGGCACATTTTAG
- a CDS encoding helix-turn-helix domain-containing protein, translating to MKFSFRLAELLNHSPDPKKRPGTIKAICDYTGLDRHQVSSLLKNEAKYIPLTALSQLCDFLIKHGYADAGQLPGSLFSVEPENFWELLARRRRIEMCLGVRADENWPEGAWVVASDTILQGELLTGISTLGGTAKYQRNHQTMPEPVMLNEMGEQIFDAPIPQPEDLFQTLVWAPGQADNEEVHSRANEVYQNFHAAQGDKALICLGSIRSNPVVEISMASIFNCEPYISQDEVEKPSDRAVPIYLRHREKNVEHPESCSGGKRLSKTETPETPGFYYETADGSWKCAKWDETTWEPAYVLYAYHESQGRLEMSLGGYSGRGTRLLAKTLSSRPEELWPPVYTTGGVQIGAYIVQYELKKQKKNRSVLTADYSATTKVIPIDPEVIHRRIHG from the coding sequence ATGAAATTCTCCTTTCGTCTCGCGGAACTTCTGAATCACTCACCCGACCCGAAAAAGCGGCCGGGGACGATCAAGGCGATTTGCGACTACACGGGACTCGATCGTCATCAAGTCTCGTCGCTGTTGAAGAACGAAGCGAAGTACATTCCGCTGACAGCGCTGTCGCAGTTGTGCGACTTTTTGATCAAACACGGATATGCCGACGCCGGCCAATTGCCAGGCTCCCTGTTCTCGGTCGAACCGGAGAACTTCTGGGAACTGCTAGCTCGCCGCCGCCGCATCGAAATGTGCTTGGGCGTTCGTGCGGACGAGAACTGGCCCGAAGGCGCCTGGGTGGTCGCGTCCGATACGATCCTGCAAGGGGAACTGCTGACCGGCATTTCGACCCTGGGTGGGACCGCGAAGTACCAGCGCAATCACCAGACGATGCCGGAACCGGTAATGCTGAACGAAATGGGCGAGCAGATTTTCGACGCTCCCATTCCGCAGCCGGAAGACTTGTTCCAAACGCTCGTCTGGGCGCCGGGACAGGCCGACAACGAAGAAGTCCATTCTCGGGCCAACGAAGTCTATCAAAACTTCCACGCCGCCCAGGGAGACAAAGCGCTGATCTGCCTCGGCAGTATCCGCAGCAACCCGGTCGTCGAAATCTCGATGGCCAGCATCTTCAACTGCGAACCGTACATCAGCCAGGACGAGGTCGAAAAGCCGAGCGATCGCGCCGTGCCGATCTACCTGCGTCATCGCGAAAAGAACGTCGAACATCCGGAATCGTGCAGCGGCGGCAAGCGGCTGTCGAAGACCGAAACGCCGGAGACTCCGGGCTTCTACTACGAGACGGCTGACGGCTCGTGGAAGTGCGCCAAATGGGATGAAACGACCTGGGAGCCGGCTTACGTTCTGTACGCCTATCACGAATCGCAAGGTCGACTCGAAATGTCGCTCGGCGGTTACTCGGGCCGCGGCACGCGATTGCTCGCCAAGACGCTGTCGAGCCGTCCCGAAGAACTGTGGCCCCCGGTTTACACCACCGGCGGCGTGCAGATCGGCGCCTACATCGTTCAGTACGAACTGAAGAAGCAAAAGAAGAACCGCAGCGTCCTGACCGCCGATTACTCGGCGACCACCAAAGTGATTCCCATCGATCCCGAAGTGATCCATCGCCGAATTCACGGCTAA
- a CDS encoding aldehyde dehydrogenase family protein, with translation MRQTYPLLFASRPLEPNLDLEVCDKYSGEVAARVPLASPELISQAIDAAAKATRPMAKLKAYERQEILQYCVKQFEQRQEELAETLCVEAGKPIRDSQGEVTRLIDTFRIAAEESIRITGEIMPLDISARAANYRGMWRRVPIGACSFISPFNFPLNLTAHKIAPAIAAGCPFVLKPASLTPIGALIIGEVLAETGMPEGAFSILPCRRDGADLFTTDPRLKLLSFTGSPEVGWKLKSRAGAKKVVLELGGNAACIVDADANLDDAVARIIIGAFYQSGQSCISVQRIFAHRDNYEDLKARLIAATAKLKSGDPKAKDTFIGPMITEGEAERVETWIADAVKAGAKLLIGGERNGAMVEAALLENVPTNLPLSCDEVFGPVAILAPFDNFNQAIEMANDTQYGLQVGIFTRDVYKILTAWDEMEVGGVIIGDVPSWRVDHMPYGGVKNSGLGREGIRFAIEDMTEIRNLVIRNLVIREIDG, from the coding sequence ATGCGTCAGACCTATCCGCTGCTTTTCGCCAGCCGCCCGCTCGAGCCGAATCTCGACCTGGAAGTTTGTGACAAATATTCAGGCGAAGTCGCGGCGCGGGTTCCGCTCGCTTCGCCTGAATTGATCAGTCAGGCAATCGACGCCGCGGCCAAAGCGACGCGTCCGATGGCTAAGCTGAAAGCGTACGAGCGACAAGAAATCTTGCAGTACTGCGTCAAGCAATTTGAGCAGCGACAGGAAGAGTTGGCCGAGACGCTCTGCGTCGAAGCTGGCAAACCGATTCGCGATAGCCAAGGGGAGGTGACGCGACTGATCGATACGTTTCGAATCGCCGCGGAAGAGTCGATTCGAATCACCGGCGAAATCATGCCGCTCGACATTTCGGCTCGCGCGGCCAACTATCGCGGCATGTGGCGCCGCGTGCCGATCGGCGCCTGTTCGTTCATCTCGCCGTTCAATTTTCCGCTCAACCTGACGGCTCACAAGATCGCGCCTGCCATCGCCGCCGGATGCCCGTTTGTGCTGAAGCCTGCAAGCCTGACGCCGATCGGAGCGCTGATCATCGGCGAGGTCCTGGCCGAAACCGGGATGCCGGAAGGCGCCTTCTCGATCCTTCCCTGTCGCCGTGACGGAGCCGATCTCTTTACGACCGATCCACGGCTCAAACTACTCAGCTTCACTGGCTCGCCGGAAGTTGGCTGGAAATTGAAGTCGCGGGCCGGCGCCAAGAAGGTAGTGCTGGAACTCGGCGGCAATGCAGCTTGTATTGTTGACGCTGACGCCAACTTGGATGACGCCGTCGCGCGAATCATCATCGGCGCCTTTTACCAGTCAGGACAAAGCTGCATCAGCGTCCAACGCATCTTCGCCCATCGCGACAACTACGAAGATTTGAAGGCGCGTCTGATCGCGGCGACCGCCAAGCTGAAGTCAGGCGATCCGAAGGCGAAGGATACGTTCATCGGCCCGATGATCACGGAAGGAGAAGCGGAGCGGGTAGAGACCTGGATCGCCGACGCGGTGAAAGCCGGCGCCAAGTTGCTAATCGGCGGCGAGCGCAACGGCGCGATGGTCGAAGCGGCGCTGCTGGAAAACGTCCCGACCAATTTGCCTCTTTCGTGCGACGAAGTCTTCGGACCGGTCGCGATTCTCGCACCGTTCGACAACTTCAACCAAGCGATTGAAATGGCCAACGACACGCAGTATGGCCTGCAAGTCGGCATCTTTACCCGCGACGTCTACAAGATTTTGACGGCCTGGGATGAGATGGAAGTCGGCGGCGTAATTATCGGCGACGTTCCTTCGTGGCGCGTCGATCACATGCCGTACGGCGGCGTGAAAAACAGCGGGCTGGGCCGCGAAGGAATTCGCTTCGCCATCGAGGACATGACCGAGATTCGCAACCTGGTGATTCGCAACCTGGTGATTCGCGAAATCGACGGTTAA
- a CDS encoding RDD family protein yields MVSAIDPIDSRLKIVTPENIAFYYQAAGPFRRLTAFLIDIAIRVSIYGTIMTIVVCSGVLDSFGPMAELGNAIAFLSYFVLDWFYGALFETYWNGQTPGKRALSIRAVTVDGEPINALQAFGRNLFRYADMMPLAPLPFEWLREGVNFAGPILPTFLIGLIVPAFNKRFQRLGDLLVATMVVIEDRSWLMKIAKIEDDRARQLADYIPANFVARPSLCKAVATYVERRRFFTTARRREIARHLAEPMLRQFNLPADTSYDLMLCALYYRTFLSDRSADGTASQSSVYAGGPPGSSPTSLPSSVESLMINR; encoded by the coding sequence ATGGTGAGCGCCATCGATCCGATCGATTCGCGATTGAAGATCGTGACTCCAGAGAACATCGCCTTCTACTACCAGGCGGCAGGTCCTTTTCGCCGGCTCACTGCTTTTTTGATCGATATTGCGATCCGCGTCTCCATTTACGGAACGATCATGACGATCGTCGTTTGCAGCGGCGTGCTCGATTCGTTTGGACCGATGGCCGAGTTGGGGAACGCGATCGCGTTTCTCTCCTATTTTGTGCTCGATTGGTTCTATGGAGCGCTCTTCGAGACCTACTGGAACGGGCAGACGCCTGGGAAGCGGGCGTTGTCGATTCGCGCCGTGACGGTCGATGGAGAGCCGATCAACGCCCTGCAAGCGTTCGGCCGCAATCTGTTTCGCTACGCCGACATGATGCCGCTGGCGCCGTTGCCGTTTGAGTGGTTGCGGGAGGGAGTCAATTTCGCCGGACCGATTCTGCCGACCTTCCTGATCGGGCTGATCGTGCCGGCGTTCAACAAGCGTTTTCAGCGTCTAGGCGATCTCCTGGTGGCGACGATGGTCGTGATCGAAGATCGCAGCTGGCTCATGAAGATCGCCAAGATCGAAGATGATCGCGCACGTCAGCTGGCCGACTACATTCCGGCCAACTTTGTCGCTCGGCCTAGTCTGTGCAAAGCGGTTGCAACCTACGTAGAACGTCGGCGGTTTTTTACGACGGCACGTCGTCGCGAAATCGCGCGTCACCTGGCCGAGCCGATGCTGCGGCAATTCAACTTGCCGGCCGACACGAGCTACGATTTGATGTTGTGCGCGTTGTACTACCGCACGTTCCTGTCAGACCGATCGGCCGACGGAACTGCGAGCCAGTCGTCGGTTTACGCCGGAGGTCCTCCGGGAAGCAGTCCGACGAGCCTCCCGTCCTCAGTCGAATCATTGATGATCAACCGATAG
- a CDS encoding stage II sporulation protein M translates to MKVAELIEKRRRNWQELEALCTSMEMRRKKKMGARAVSRFASLYRAACADLALADSYQLPPNIVEYLHQLVGRAHNQLYRSRSIDWTGLVYNLFVSTPRHIFADRCVQLCFFLFFGFFILSWVLAANPYLYPGFADEVVGRDSLDMMVEMHRDSVGHSGVSPSGATSYVQHNTSIGLQCFALGITVIGGIGTLMFNATYLGTVFGHMSSPTVPDAVRDNFFEFVLAHGPFELTAIVLAAGAGLRLGMALISPRHWKSELEPGEDPQPDEDIFSKTRLLAFDRIDSLKIASWRSLPIMGASATLFCLAAMIEAWISPSALPVEVKITVMIFCSFLLMIYFIVLGFPRGGESATR, encoded by the coding sequence GTGAAGGTCGCAGAACTCATCGAAAAGCGTCGCCGCAATTGGCAAGAGCTGGAAGCTCTGTGCACGTCGATGGAAATGCGCCGCAAGAAAAAGATGGGGGCTCGCGCGGTCTCGCGATTCGCTTCGCTCTACCGGGCAGCCTGCGCCGACTTGGCGCTGGCCGACTCGTATCAACTGCCGCCGAACATCGTTGAGTATCTGCATCAGCTGGTGGGGCGCGCCCATAACCAACTCTACCGCAGCCGTTCGATCGACTGGACCGGCTTGGTCTACAATCTGTTCGTTTCGACGCCACGGCATATTTTTGCAGATCGCTGCGTGCAGCTCTGCTTCTTCCTCTTTTTCGGCTTCTTCATTCTCTCGTGGGTGCTCGCCGCCAATCCGTATCTTTATCCCGGCTTCGCCGATGAAGTCGTGGGACGCGATAGTTTGGATATGATGGTCGAGATGCATCGCGACTCGGTCGGCCATAGCGGCGTTTCGCCATCCGGCGCCACCTCGTACGTGCAGCACAACACGTCGATCGGTTTGCAATGTTTCGCCTTGGGGATCACCGTGATCGGCGGCATCGGCACGTTGATGTTCAATGCGACCTATCTGGGAACCGTATTCGGTCACATGTCGAGCCCGACCGTTCCCGACGCCGTCCGCGACAACTTTTTTGAGTTCGTGTTGGCGCATGGCCCGTTTGAATTGACGGCGATCGTGTTGGCGGCTGGCGCTGGATTGCGATTAGGTATGGCGCTGATCTCGCCGCGGCACTGGAAGAGTGAACTGGAGCCAGGGGAAGATCCGCAGCCGGACGAAGATATTTTCTCAAAGACCCGTTTGCTGGCGTTCGATCGGATCGATTCGCTGAAGATCGCCTCTTGGCGCAGCTTGCCGATCATGGGGGCTTCGGCGACTTTGTTTTGCCTGGCTGCGATGATTGAAGCTTGGATCTCGCCGTCGGCGTTGCCGGTCGAAGTGAAGATCACCGTGATGATTTTTTGCAGTTTCCTGCTGATGATTTACTTCATCGTGCTAGGATTTCCGCGAGGAGGGGAGAGTGCAACTCGATAA